Proteins co-encoded in one Salarias fasciatus chromosome 4, fSalaFa1.1, whole genome shotgun sequence genomic window:
- the otop2 gene encoding proton channel OTOP2 — protein MSLNNNDCNCMNSKNLCEPRRMTIKGTETEGVHLSNNINAPNQTESSSDPDLGGSEAEVARERPRNWGWMLSGIICLNILILGCALVSGSAYNNVNISGPDVQVFLIILVLLTSIWMIYYSVYTARQENAVVFRDGHAGPVWLRGGLVLFGILSILMNIFKIASYVGYLHCDSAVKVASPVVQLVFIIVQTCFLWAHAKDCVQLQRNISRCGLMLTLATNLVLWMNAVTEESVHQTEIPEYPVNVTKSSQRSAYFTRASYGDDHCKCSHGSCKIFKNAYYYLYPFNIEYSLFASAMAYVMWKNVGRVISEHGHHNIKFTLKDVILGPLLGILLVAAGLATFIVYEMEMVKEHHDDDDKTERAIMMHFVVNIVIVTLMSVASAIGSAVFKVDHREHVSDKNPTRSLDVGLLAGASLGQIIISYFTIVAMVATGAKGHLNRLNLTWAILMVIQLGLQNFFVIEGLHREPFHEVQQDTVVVNPCVLELPSGLYGLESADMDIKKPIPESTAHNLPGHAAEHRHRLPWKRRILKEVCAFLLLGNVILWIMPAFGARPQFDHDTETEFYKFNMWAAVVNIGLPFGIFYRMHSVASLFEVFLTS, from the exons ATGAGTCTCAACAACAATGACTGCAACTGTATGAACTCCAAGAATCTGTGTGAACCCCGCAGGATGACGATCAAAGGCACAGAGACGGAAGGGGTCCACCTGTCCAACAACATCAACGCTCCCAATCAGACGGAGAGCTCCTCTGATCCGGACCTGGGAGGATCGGAGGCCGAAGTCGCCAGGGAGCGGCCGAGGAACTGGGGATGGATGCTGTCCGGGATCATCTGTCTGAACATCCTCATCCTGGGCTGTGCCCTGGTCAGCGGCAGCGCGTACAACAACGTGAACATCAGCGGCCCCGACGTGCAGGTTTTCCTCatcatcctcgtcctcctcacCTCCATCTGGATGATCTACTACAGCGTCTACACGGCCAGGCAAGAGAATGCTGTGGTTTTCAGGGATGGTCACGCTGGGCCCGTGTGGCTTCGGG gaGGACTTGTTCTTTTTGGGATCCTCAGTATTCTGATGAATATTTTCAAGATTGCCAGCTACGTGGGATACCTCCACTGTGATTCTGCGGTGAAAGTTGCCTCGCCTGTGGTGCAACTCGTCTTCATCATCGTGCAG ACCTGCTTCTTGTGGGCACATGCCAAAGACTGTGTGCAGCTACAAAGGAACATTTCACG gTGTGGGCTGATGCTCACCCTCGCCACAAATCTAGTTTTATGGATGAATGCAGTCACCGAGGAATCTGTTCATCAAACGGAAATTCCTGAATATCCAGTCAACGTCACTAAATCCTCTCAACGAAGCGCGTACTTTACAAGAG CGAGTTACGGAGACGACCACTGCAAGTGCAGCCACGGTTCCTGCAAGATTTTCAAGAATGCCTATTACTACCTGTACCCTTTCAACATTGAGTACAGCCTCTTTGCCTCTGCCATGGCCTACGTGATGTGGAAAAACGTGGGCCGAGTCATAAGCGAGCATGGCCACCACAACATCAAATTTACCCTGAAGGATGTGATCCTCGGTCCTCTTCTCGGGATCCTTTTAGTGGCGGCAGGTTTGGCGACCTTCATTGTGTACGAGATGGAGATGGTGAAAGAGCACCACGACGACGACGACAAGACGGAGAGAGCCATAATGATGCACTTCGTCGTCAACATAGTCATCGTGACCCTGATGTCCGTTGCCAGTGCGATCGGCAGCGCAGTCTTCAAGGTGGATCACAGAGAGCACGTGTCGGACAAAAACCCAACTCGCAGCCTGGACGTGGGGTTGTTGGCCGGAGCCTCGCTGGGACAGATTATCATCAGCTATTTCACAATCGTCGCCATGGTTGCAACAGGAGCCAAAGGCCACCTGAACAGGCTCAACCTGACCTGGGCCATTCTGATGGTGATCCAGCTCGGCCTGCAGAACTTTTTTGTGATTGAAGGTCTGCATCGGGAGCCCTTCCATGAGGTGCAGCAAGATACTGTAGTGGTAAATCCATGCGTGCTAGAATTGCCCAGCGGACTGTACGGTCTTGAGAGTGCCGACATGGACATTAAAAAACCCATTCCGGAGTCTACAGCGCACAACTTGCCTGGCCATGCAGCAGAGCACAGACACAGGCTCCCGTGGAAGCGACGGATTCTGAAGGAGGTCTGTGCgtttctgctgctggggaaCGTCATA CTGTGGATCATGCCTGCATTTGGTGCTCGTCCCCAGTTTGACCACGACACAGAGACGGAGTTCTACAAATTCAACATGTGGGCTGCTGTGGTCAATATTGGACTTCCTTTTGGTATTTTTTACCGTATGCACTCGGTTGCCAGTCTGTTTGAGGTTTTCCTGACGTCATAA
- the ush1ga gene encoding Usher syndrome type-1G protein homolog isoform X2 produces the protein MNDRYHKAARDGYLDLLKEATRKDLNAQDEDGMTPTLWAAYHGNLEALRLIVGRGGNPDKCDIWGNTPLHLAAANGHLNCIFFLVSFGANIWCLDNDYHTPLDMAATKNHMDCVRYLDSIATKQTGLNPKLINKLKDRAFRDAERRIKACVKMQKKHHKRMERKFHKEASEASASDVMSFSSYSSSSLSHKLRNFSTATASVPYSQATLHATNRGKTKIQKKLEKRKQGDGTFKIYEDGRKSVRSLSGLQLGNDVMFVKQGTYVNPNQRGRRNVRDMFPRDNDDAISRAMSEPDLHGTDVDYSEISTDSGHDSLFNRPGLGTMVFRRNYVSGGLFDLGGRDATSESQSHHNVRLRSRLQQYPSMDEDSIGSARSLQERNREELPWEEVELGLDDDDEPDTSPLEVFLASQSMSEFYSIFRREKIDLEALLLCSDHDLKSIHIPLGPRKKILDACSRRLETIDDPDSIEDTEL, from the exons ATGAATGACAGGTACCACAAAGCGGCCCGGGACGGCTACCTGGACCTGCTGAAGGAGGCGACCCGCAAGGACCTGAACGCACAGGACGAGGATGGCATGACACCGACGCTATGGGCCGCTTATCACGGCAACCTGGAGGCTCTGCGGCTGATCGTGGGCCGGGG AGGAAACCCAGACAAGTGCGACATCTGGGGAAACACACCCCTCCACCTCGCCGCCGCCAATGGTCACCTCAACTGCATTTTCTTCCTGGTGTCCTTCGGGGCCAACATATGGTGCCTGGACAACGACTACCACACGCCGCTGGACATGGCCGCCACGAAGAACCACATGGATTGCGTCCGATACCTGGACTCCATTGCTACCAAGCAAACAGGCCTCAATCCGAAGCTGATCAACAAGCTGAAGGACCGGGCGTTCCGCGACGCCGAGCGGCGGATCAAGGCGTGCGTGAAGATGCAGAAGAAGCACCACAAACGGATGGAGCGAAAGTTTCACAAGGAGGCGTCCGAGGCGTCGGCGTCTGATGTAATGAGCTTCTCCagttacagcagcagctccctcagCCACAAACTACGCAACTTTAGCACAGCCACTGCCAGTGTGCCATATTCCCAG GCGACTCTCCACGCCACAAACCGGGGCAAAACAAAGAtccagaagaagctggagaagcgGAAACAAGGAGATGGCACCTTTAAAATCTACGAAGATGGGAGGAAGAGCGTGCGCTCCCTCTCCGGACTTCAGCTGGGAAATGATGTCATGTTTGTCAAACAGGGGACCTACGTCAACCCGAACCAGCGCGGCCGCCGCAACGTCCGCGACATGTTCCCCAGAGACAACGACGACGCCATCTCACGTGCCATGAGCGAGCCCGACCTCCACGGGACGGACGTGGATTACTCTGAGATCAGCACCGACTCCGGACACGATTCCCTGTTCAACCGGCCGGGCCTGGGCACCATGGTCTTCAGGAGGAACTACGTCAGCGGGGGGTTGTTTGATCTGGGCGGCCGAGACGCGACCAGCGAGAGTCAGTCGCATCACAACGTGCGTTTACGGAGTCGGCTGCAGCAGTACCCCAGCATGGACGAGGACAGCATTGGCAGTGCGCGCAGCCTTCAGGAGAGGAACCGGGAAGAGCTGCCGTGGGAGGAAGTAGAGTTAGGGCTGGATGACGACGACGAGCCAGACACCAGCCCTCTGGAGGTCTTCCTCGCCTCTCAGAGCATGAGTGAGTTTTATTCCATTTTCAGGCGGGAGAAGATTGATCTTGAAGCGCTGCTGTTGTGCTCTGACCATGACCTGAAAAGTATCCACATTCCCTTGGGGCCGAGGAAGAAGATCCTAGATGCATGCAGCAGGCGGCTGGAGACGATCGACGACCCTGACAGCATTGAAGACACTGAACTGTGA
- the ush1ga gene encoding Usher syndrome type-1G protein homolog isoform X1: MNDRYHKAARDGYLDLLKEATRKDLNAQDEDGMTPTLWAAYHGNLEALRLIVGRGGNPDKCDIWGNTPLHLAAANGHLNCIFFLVSFGANIWCLDNDYHTPLDMAATKNHMDCVRYLDSIATKQTGLNPKLINKLKDRAFRDAERRIKACVKMQKKHHKRMERKFHKEASEASASDVMSFSSYSSSSLSHKLRNFSTATASVPYSQATLHATNRGKTKIQKKLEKRKQGDGTFKIYEDGRKSVRSLSGLQLGNDVMFVKQGTYVNPNQRGRRNVRDMFPRDNDDAISRAMSEPDLHGTDVDYSEISTDSGHDSLFNRPGLGTMVFRRNYVSGGLFDLGGRDATSESQSHHNVRLRSRLQQYPSMDEDSIGSARSLQERNREELPWEEVELGLDDDDEPDTSPLEVFLASQSMSEFYSIFRREKIDLEALLLCSDHDLKSIHIPLGPRKKILDACSRRLETIDDPDSIEDTEL, encoded by the exons ATGAATGACAGGTACCACAAAGCGGCCCGGGACGGCTACCTGGACCTGCTGAAGGAGGCGACCCGCAAGGACCTGAACGCACAGGACGAGGATGGCATGACACCGACGCTATGGGCCGCTTATCACGGCAACCTGGAGGCTCTGCGGCTGATCGTGGGCCGGGG AGGAAACCCAGACAAGTGCGACATCTGGGGAAACACACCCCTCCACCTCGCCGCCGCCAATGGTCACCTCAACTGCATTTTCTTCCTGGTGTCCTTCGGGGCCAACATATGGTGCCTGGACAACGACTACCACACGCCGCTGGACATGGCCGCCACGAAGAACCACATGGATTGCGTCCGATACCTGGACTCCATTGCTACCAAGCAAACAGGCCTCAATCCGAAGCTGATCAACAAGCTGAAGGACCGGGCGTTCCGCGACGCCGAGCGGCGGATCAAGGCGTGCGTGAAGATGCAGAAGAAGCACCACAAACGGATGGAGCGAAAGTTTCACAAGGAGGCGTCCGAGGCGTCGGCGTCTGATGTAATGAGCTTCTCCagttacagcagcagctccctcagCCACAAACTACGCAACTTTAGCACAGCCACTGCCAGTGTGCCATATTCCCAG GCGACTCTCCACGCCACAAACCGGGGCAAAACAAAGAtccagaagaagctggagaagcgGAAACAAGGAGATGGCACCTTTAAAATCTACGAAGATGGGAGGAAGAGCGTGCGCTCCCTCTCCGGACTTCAGCTGGGAAATGATGTCATGTTTGTCAAACAGGGGACCTACGTCAACCCGAACCAGCGCGGCCGCCGCAACGTCCGCGACATGTTCCCCAGAGACAACGACGACGCCATCTCACGTGCCATGAGCGAGCCCGACCTCCACGGGACGGACGTGGATTACTCTGAGATCAGCACCGACTCCGGACACGATTCCCTGTTCAACCGGCCGGGCCTGGGCACCATGGTCTTCAGGAGGAACTACGTCAGCGGGGGGTTGTTTGATCTGGGCGGCCGAGACGCGACCAGCGAGAGTCAGTCGCATCACAACGTGCGTTTACGGAGTCGGCTGCAGCAGTACCCCAGCATGGACGAGGACAGCATTGGCAGTGCGCGCAGCCTTCAGGAGAGGAACCGGGAAGAGCTGCCGTGGGAGGAAGTAGAGTTAGGGCTGGATGACGACGACGAGCCAGACACCAGCCCTCTGGAGGTCTTCCTCGCCTCTCAGAGCATGAGTGAGTTTTATTCCATTTTCAGGCGGGAGAAGATTGATCTTGAAGCGCTGCTGTTGTGCTCTGACCATGACCTGAAAAGTATCCACATTCCCTTGGGGCCGAGGAAGAAGATCCTAGATGCATGCAGCAGGCGGCTGGAGACGATCGACGACCCTGACAGCATTGAAGACACTGAACT ATAA